From the genome of Methanobrevibacter smithii ATCC 35061, one region includes:
- a CDS encoding 4Fe-4S binding protein → MKTFTKIAKIYFSPSSTTRKIVDEIANKFEGTQEEYDLLNVAGGNSPKEFDDDTLVIVGMPIFAGRLPKTASTKLMNFKGENIPAIAVVNYGNINIGDALIELNDILKENGFTIVGTGATVSQHSIVTDVAADRPDEKDLEKLNEFVEKCREKLDSEEFEDIEVPGNKPYCEYKKVQLTPICDESLCTYCYECVSSCPEEAIPDMDPGQTDADLCSACTACIYTCPEDARYFTGDLFERMKERFLTNFNQRKESEFYL, encoded by the coding sequence ATGAAAACATTTACAAAAATTGCTAAAATCTATTTTAGCCCATCAAGTACAACAAGGAAAATAGTAGATGAAATAGCCAATAAATTTGAAGGCACACAGGAAGAATACGACTTATTAAATGTAGCTGGTGGAAATTCTCCAAAAGAGTTTGATGATGACACATTAGTAATTGTAGGAATGCCTATTTTTGCAGGAAGACTTCCGAAAACAGCCAGTACAAAATTAATGAACTTTAAAGGAGAAAATATCCCTGCAATAGCTGTCGTAAACTACGGAAACATAAATATCGGAGATGCACTCATTGAGTTAAACGACATATTAAAAGAAAACGGATTTACCATCGTAGGAACCGGTGCAACAGTCAGCCAGCACTCAATAGTAACAGATGTTGCAGCAGACAGACCGGATGAAAAAGATTTGGAAAAGCTTAATGAATTTGTAGAAAAATGCAGGGAAAAATTAGATTCTGAAGAATTTGAAGACATTGAAGTTCCGGGCAATAAACCGTACTGCGAATATAAAAAAGTTCAATTAACTCCAATCTGTGACGAATCATTATGTACATACTGCTATGAGTGTGTTTCATCTTGCCCTGAAGAAGCTATTCCTGATATGGACCCTGGACAGACAGATGCTGATCTTTGCAGTGCATGTACTGCCTGCATATATACATGCCCTGAAGATGCAAGATACTTTACCGGAGACTTATTTGAAAGAATGAAAGAAAGATTCCTAACTAACTTCAACCAAAGAAAAGAAAGTGAATTTTATTTATAG